One window of Myxocyprinus asiaticus isolate MX2 ecotype Aquarium Trade chromosome 4, UBuf_Myxa_2, whole genome shotgun sequence genomic DNA carries:
- the LOC127439986 gene encoding cell cycle checkpoint protein RAD17-like isoform X2, translated as MMSKLSLAGKQSSGKIKSWVEPSFGEFLGGSVVKRTLNKGPLSGESKTSRWSSTREQTGKTSRKGKVDVSDNETSVQSEALKTDQHEPWVDMHAPQSQAELAIHKKKVEEVESWLRVHLDKSIKGGAILLLTGPSGCGKTATVQVLAKDLGFQIQEWSNPSTTSQYKAEDMFTESFDPESRFNRFHGSSQTGLFQEFLLRANKYNRLQMSGEKLSEDRKIILIEEFPNQFYRHPGCLHDILRQFSKTGRCPLVFIVSDSLSGDKNSRLLFKEVLHELKIHNICFNPVSPTSMMKVLSCIVTIEARKSSCRISLPDKTALEFLCSGSSGDIRSAINSLQFSSFTGSDNCLEKTLWASKKSKSSSVKTAVRAKGRSKSSTCMQAESPAIGGKDASLFLFRALGKILYCKRESDESSQAPKLPPHLTEHQRDKLLVDPELVIERSHMSGEFFNLYLHQNYLDFFSDVEDIARASEYLSDADFLTAEWSSRSTMLEYGSSVATRGLMHSNSSRAQASSQSTTGFKPLHKPHWLYINKMYRENYMTAHSLFINFCLTPVSLLTELVPYLAKLTNPLRNQAQITFIQNVGHLSQRRVPGRLRLEALGDKDPGILDTESDNEDTSGAQSLDPGTTSGNATTESNLPNNQDPSGEISASQPQLTSTEAFLDEEDLLIEEFDSD; from the exons ATGATGTCAAAACTGTCTCTGGCAGGAAAGCAGTCCTCTGGAAAA ATAAAGAGCTGGGTGGAACCATCATTTGGTGAATTTTTGGGAGGTTCGGTAGTGAAAAGGACCTTGAATAAAGGACCACTTTCAGGGGAAAGCAAGACTTCCAGGTGGTCTTCTACCAGGGAACAAACAGGAAAAACATCCAGGAAAGGGAAAGTAGATGTGTCCGACAACGAAACCAGTGTACAAAGTGAAGCGTTGAAAACAGACCAACATGAACCCTGGGTGGATATGCATGCTCCCCAATCACAG GCTGAATTGGCAATCCACAAAAAGAAAGTCGAGGAAGTTGAAAGCTGGTTGAGAGTTCATTTGGACAAATCAATAAAG ggtggcgccattCTGTTGCTCACTGGCCCCTCTGGATGTGGGAAGACTGCCACTGTTCAAGTTCTTGCCAAGGATTTGGGTTTTCAGATCCAAGAGTGGTCTAATCCCTCCACCACCTCTCAGTACAAAGCAGAGGATATGTTCACAGAAAGCTTTGATCCAG AGTCAAGGTTTAATCGTTTCCATGGCAGCTCGCAGACAGGGTTATTCCAAGAGTTCCTGCTGAGAGCCAATAAATACAACCGTCTACAAATGAGTGGAGAGAAACTGTCTGAAGACAGAAAAATCATTCTTATAGAG GAATTTCCAAACCAGTTCTATAGGCATCCAGGGTGCTTGCATGATATACTCAG ACAGTTTAGTAAGACTGGCCGGTGCCCTCTGGTCTTTATTGTGTCTGATAGCCTAAGTGGGGACAAGAACTCTAGACTTCTCTTTAAGGAAGTTCTGCATGAACtcaaaattcacaatatttg TTTTAACCCTGTGTCCCCCACCAGCATGATGAAGGTTCTAAGCTGTATCGTGACCATCGAGGCAAGAAAG AGTTCATGCAGGATCTCTCTTCCTGATAAAACTGCTTTAGAGTTTCTCTGCTCTGGAAGCTCAGGAGATATTCGCAGTGCCATCAACAGTTTGCAGTTTTCCTCATTCACTG GATCAGACAATTGTCTGGAGAAGACCCTCTGGGCTTCGAAGAAGAGCAAGTCCTCCTCCGTAAAAACTGCTGTAAGGGCAAAGGGGAGGAGCAAATCTTCCACATGCATGCAGGCTGAAAGCCCAGCTATTGGAGGGAAAGATGCCTCACTTTTCCTCTTCAGAGCTTTAGGGAAAATCCTCTACTGCAAAC GTGAAAGCGATGAAAGTTCCCAAGCACCCAAGCTGCCTCCACACCTAACAGAGCATCAGAGGGACAAACTGCTTGTTGATCCAGAA CTTGTTATTGAGCGTTCTCACATGTCTGGTGAGTTCTTCAACCTTTACCTGCATCAGAACTACCTCGACTTCTTCTCTGACGTGGAGGATATAGCACGGGCCAGCGAGTACCTCTCTGATGCTGACTTCCTGACAGCAGAATGGAGT TCAAGGTCTACCATGTTGGAGTATGGATCATCAGTGGCCACTAGAGGGCTTATGCACTCCAACTCTTCCAGAGCACAAGCCAGCAGCCAGTCCACAACCGGTTTCAAGCCTCTTCATAAACCCCATTGGTTATACATAAACAAGATG TATCGAGAGAATTACATGACTGCACATTCACTCTTCATAAATTTCTGCCTTACCCCTGTGagcctcctgacagaactggtgccTTACCTTGCAAAGCTCACTAATCCACTGAGGAATCAAG CTCAGATAACCTTCATCCAAAATGTTGGTCATCTTTCTCAAAGGAGGGTTCCTGGCAG GCTGAGACTTGAAGCACTTGGTGACAAAGACCCTGGCATTTTGGATACTGAAAGTGACAATGAAGACACTTCTGGTGCTCAGTCTCTTGACCCAGGTACCACATCAGGAAATGCCACAACTGAGTCTAATCTTCCAAACAACCAGGATCCTTCCGGGGAAATTTCTGCTAGCCAGCCCCAACTCACAAGCACTGAAGCCTTTCTAGATGAGGAAGACCTCTTGATTGAGGAATTTGACAGTGATTGA
- the LOC127439986 gene encoding cell cycle checkpoint protein RAD17-like isoform X3, producing the protein MMSKLSLAGKQSSGKIKSWVEPSFGEFLGGSVVKRTLNKGPLSGESKTSRWSSTREQTGKTSRKGKVDVSDNETSVQSEALKTDQHEPWVDMHAPQSQAELAIHKKKVEEVESWLRVHLDKSIKGGAILLLTGPSGCGKTATVQVLAKDLGFQIQEWSNPSTTSQYKAEDMFTESFDPESRFNRFHGSSQTGLFQEFLLRANKYNRLQMSGEKLSEDRKIILIEEFPNQFYRHPGCLHDILSFNPVSPTSMMKVLSCIVTIEARKSSCRISLPDKTALEFLCSGSSGDIRSAINSLQFSSFTGSDNCLEKTLWASKKSKSSSVKTAVRAKGRSKSSTCMQAESPAIGGKDASLFLFRALGKILYCKRESDESSQAPKLPPHLTEHQRDKLLVDPELVIERSHMSGEFFNLYLHQNYLDFFSDVEDIARASEYLSDADFLTAEWSSRSTMLEYGSSVATRGLMHSNSSRAQASSQSTTGFKPLHKPHWLYINKMYRENYMTAHSLFINFCLTPVSLLTELVPYLAKLTNPLRNQAQITFIQNVGHLSQRRVPGSSNIILGRLRLEALGDKDPGILDTESDNEDTSGAQSLDPGTTSGNATTESNLPNNQDPSGEISASQPQLTSTEAFLDEEDLLIEEFDSD; encoded by the exons ATGATGTCAAAACTGTCTCTGGCAGGAAAGCAGTCCTCTGGAAAA ATAAAGAGCTGGGTGGAACCATCATTTGGTGAATTTTTGGGAGGTTCGGTAGTGAAAAGGACCTTGAATAAAGGACCACTTTCAGGGGAAAGCAAGACTTCCAGGTGGTCTTCTACCAGGGAACAAACAGGAAAAACATCCAGGAAAGGGAAAGTAGATGTGTCCGACAACGAAACCAGTGTACAAAGTGAAGCGTTGAAAACAGACCAACATGAACCCTGGGTGGATATGCATGCTCCCCAATCACAG GCTGAATTGGCAATCCACAAAAAGAAAGTCGAGGAAGTTGAAAGCTGGTTGAGAGTTCATTTGGACAAATCAATAAAG ggtggcgccattCTGTTGCTCACTGGCCCCTCTGGATGTGGGAAGACTGCCACTGTTCAAGTTCTTGCCAAGGATTTGGGTTTTCAGATCCAAGAGTGGTCTAATCCCTCCACCACCTCTCAGTACAAAGCAGAGGATATGTTCACAGAAAGCTTTGATCCAG AGTCAAGGTTTAATCGTTTCCATGGCAGCTCGCAGACAGGGTTATTCCAAGAGTTCCTGCTGAGAGCCAATAAATACAACCGTCTACAAATGAGTGGAGAGAAACTGTCTGAAGACAGAAAAATCATTCTTATAGAG GAATTTCCAAACCAGTTCTATAGGCATCCAGGGTGCTTGCATGATATACTCAG TTTTAACCCTGTGTCCCCCACCAGCATGATGAAGGTTCTAAGCTGTATCGTGACCATCGAGGCAAGAAAG AGTTCATGCAGGATCTCTCTTCCTGATAAAACTGCTTTAGAGTTTCTCTGCTCTGGAAGCTCAGGAGATATTCGCAGTGCCATCAACAGTTTGCAGTTTTCCTCATTCACTG GATCAGACAATTGTCTGGAGAAGACCCTCTGGGCTTCGAAGAAGAGCAAGTCCTCCTCCGTAAAAACTGCTGTAAGGGCAAAGGGGAGGAGCAAATCTTCCACATGCATGCAGGCTGAAAGCCCAGCTATTGGAGGGAAAGATGCCTCACTTTTCCTCTTCAGAGCTTTAGGGAAAATCCTCTACTGCAAAC GTGAAAGCGATGAAAGTTCCCAAGCACCCAAGCTGCCTCCACACCTAACAGAGCATCAGAGGGACAAACTGCTTGTTGATCCAGAA CTTGTTATTGAGCGTTCTCACATGTCTGGTGAGTTCTTCAACCTTTACCTGCATCAGAACTACCTCGACTTCTTCTCTGACGTGGAGGATATAGCACGGGCCAGCGAGTACCTCTCTGATGCTGACTTCCTGACAGCAGAATGGAGT TCAAGGTCTACCATGTTGGAGTATGGATCATCAGTGGCCACTAGAGGGCTTATGCACTCCAACTCTTCCAGAGCACAAGCCAGCAGCCAGTCCACAACCGGTTTCAAGCCTCTTCATAAACCCCATTGGTTATACATAAACAAGATG TATCGAGAGAATTACATGACTGCACATTCACTCTTCATAAATTTCTGCCTTACCCCTGTGagcctcctgacagaactggtgccTTACCTTGCAAAGCTCACTAATCCACTGAGGAATCAAG CTCAGATAACCTTCATCCAAAATGTTGGTCATCTTTCTCAAAGGAGGGTTCCTGGCAG TTCAAATATCATTCTTGGCAGGCTGAGACTTGAAGCACTTGGTGACAAAGACCCTGGCATTTTGGATACTGAAAGTGACAATGAAGACACTTCTGGTGCTCAGTCTCTTGACCCAGGTACCACATCAGGAAATGCCACAACTGAGTCTAATCTTCCAAACAACCAGGATCCTTCCGGGGAAATTTCTGCTAGCCAGCCCCAACTCACAAGCACTGAAGCCTTTCTAGATGAGGAAGACCTCTTGATTGAGGAATTTGACAGTGATTGA
- the LOC127439986 gene encoding cell cycle checkpoint protein RAD17-like isoform X1, whose amino-acid sequence MMSKLSLAGKQSSGKIKSWVEPSFGEFLGGSVVKRTLNKGPLSGESKTSRWSSTREQTGKTSRKGKVDVSDNETSVQSEALKTDQHEPWVDMHAPQSQAELAIHKKKVEEVESWLRVHLDKSIKGGAILLLTGPSGCGKTATVQVLAKDLGFQIQEWSNPSTTSQYKAEDMFTESFDPESRFNRFHGSSQTGLFQEFLLRANKYNRLQMSGEKLSEDRKIILIEEFPNQFYRHPGCLHDILRQFSKTGRCPLVFIVSDSLSGDKNSRLLFKEVLHELKIHNICFNPVSPTSMMKVLSCIVTIEARKSSCRISLPDKTALEFLCSGSSGDIRSAINSLQFSSFTGSDNCLEKTLWASKKSKSSSVKTAVRAKGRSKSSTCMQAESPAIGGKDASLFLFRALGKILYCKRESDESSQAPKLPPHLTEHQRDKLLVDPELVIERSHMSGEFFNLYLHQNYLDFFSDVEDIARASEYLSDADFLTAEWSSRSTMLEYGSSVATRGLMHSNSSRAQASSQSTTGFKPLHKPHWLYINKMYRENYMTAHSLFINFCLTPVSLLTELVPYLAKLTNPLRNQAQITFIQNVGHLSQRRVPGSSNIILGRLRLEALGDKDPGILDTESDNEDTSGAQSLDPGTTSGNATTESNLPNNQDPSGEISASQPQLTSTEAFLDEEDLLIEEFDSD is encoded by the exons ATGATGTCAAAACTGTCTCTGGCAGGAAAGCAGTCCTCTGGAAAA ATAAAGAGCTGGGTGGAACCATCATTTGGTGAATTTTTGGGAGGTTCGGTAGTGAAAAGGACCTTGAATAAAGGACCACTTTCAGGGGAAAGCAAGACTTCCAGGTGGTCTTCTACCAGGGAACAAACAGGAAAAACATCCAGGAAAGGGAAAGTAGATGTGTCCGACAACGAAACCAGTGTACAAAGTGAAGCGTTGAAAACAGACCAACATGAACCCTGGGTGGATATGCATGCTCCCCAATCACAG GCTGAATTGGCAATCCACAAAAAGAAAGTCGAGGAAGTTGAAAGCTGGTTGAGAGTTCATTTGGACAAATCAATAAAG ggtggcgccattCTGTTGCTCACTGGCCCCTCTGGATGTGGGAAGACTGCCACTGTTCAAGTTCTTGCCAAGGATTTGGGTTTTCAGATCCAAGAGTGGTCTAATCCCTCCACCACCTCTCAGTACAAAGCAGAGGATATGTTCACAGAAAGCTTTGATCCAG AGTCAAGGTTTAATCGTTTCCATGGCAGCTCGCAGACAGGGTTATTCCAAGAGTTCCTGCTGAGAGCCAATAAATACAACCGTCTACAAATGAGTGGAGAGAAACTGTCTGAAGACAGAAAAATCATTCTTATAGAG GAATTTCCAAACCAGTTCTATAGGCATCCAGGGTGCTTGCATGATATACTCAG ACAGTTTAGTAAGACTGGCCGGTGCCCTCTGGTCTTTATTGTGTCTGATAGCCTAAGTGGGGACAAGAACTCTAGACTTCTCTTTAAGGAAGTTCTGCATGAACtcaaaattcacaatatttg TTTTAACCCTGTGTCCCCCACCAGCATGATGAAGGTTCTAAGCTGTATCGTGACCATCGAGGCAAGAAAG AGTTCATGCAGGATCTCTCTTCCTGATAAAACTGCTTTAGAGTTTCTCTGCTCTGGAAGCTCAGGAGATATTCGCAGTGCCATCAACAGTTTGCAGTTTTCCTCATTCACTG GATCAGACAATTGTCTGGAGAAGACCCTCTGGGCTTCGAAGAAGAGCAAGTCCTCCTCCGTAAAAACTGCTGTAAGGGCAAAGGGGAGGAGCAAATCTTCCACATGCATGCAGGCTGAAAGCCCAGCTATTGGAGGGAAAGATGCCTCACTTTTCCTCTTCAGAGCTTTAGGGAAAATCCTCTACTGCAAAC GTGAAAGCGATGAAAGTTCCCAAGCACCCAAGCTGCCTCCACACCTAACAGAGCATCAGAGGGACAAACTGCTTGTTGATCCAGAA CTTGTTATTGAGCGTTCTCACATGTCTGGTGAGTTCTTCAACCTTTACCTGCATCAGAACTACCTCGACTTCTTCTCTGACGTGGAGGATATAGCACGGGCCAGCGAGTACCTCTCTGATGCTGACTTCCTGACAGCAGAATGGAGT TCAAGGTCTACCATGTTGGAGTATGGATCATCAGTGGCCACTAGAGGGCTTATGCACTCCAACTCTTCCAGAGCACAAGCCAGCAGCCAGTCCACAACCGGTTTCAAGCCTCTTCATAAACCCCATTGGTTATACATAAACAAGATG TATCGAGAGAATTACATGACTGCACATTCACTCTTCATAAATTTCTGCCTTACCCCTGTGagcctcctgacagaactggtgccTTACCTTGCAAAGCTCACTAATCCACTGAGGAATCAAG CTCAGATAACCTTCATCCAAAATGTTGGTCATCTTTCTCAAAGGAGGGTTCCTGGCAG TTCAAATATCATTCTTGGCAGGCTGAGACTTGAAGCACTTGGTGACAAAGACCCTGGCATTTTGGATACTGAAAGTGACAATGAAGACACTTCTGGTGCTCAGTCTCTTGACCCAGGTACCACATCAGGAAATGCCACAACTGAGTCTAATCTTCCAAACAACCAGGATCCTTCCGGGGAAATTTCTGCTAGCCAGCCCCAACTCACAAGCACTGAAGCCTTTCTAGATGAGGAAGACCTCTTGATTGAGGAATTTGACAGTGATTGA
- the LOC127439987 gene encoding adenylate kinase isoenzyme 6-like gives MRIMKRPNILLTGTPGVGKTTLGKELAQRTGLTYVNVGDLAQEGQLFDGTDEEYQCPILDEDRVVDELEDKMGDGGVIIDYHGCDFFPERWFHIVFVLRTDNTNLYNRLESRGYTGKKLQDNVQCEIFQTIYEEAMEAYKEEIVHQLPSNTPEDLERNLEQIIQWFEQWMKDNN, from the exons ATGAGAATCATGAAGAGACCAAACATTCTTCTCACAG GAACCCCTGGGGTTGGAAAGACGACACTAGGCAAAGAGCTGGCTCAGAGAACAGGACTAACTTATGTCAATGTTGGTGATTTGGCACAGGAGG GTCAGTTGTTTGATGGAACTGATGAAGAATACCAGTGCCCTATATTGGATGAGGACAGG GTTGTGGATGAGCTGGAGGATAAAATGGGAGATGGAGGTGTCATTATAGATTACCATGGCTGTGATTTCTTCCCTGAACGCTGGTTTCACATTGTTTTTGTCCTTCGCACAGACAACACCAATCTTTATAATCGTCTTGAAAGCAG AGGGTACACTGGAAAGAAGCTCCAGGACAATGTGCAGTGTGAGATTTTCCAGACTATTTATGAGGAAGCCATGGAAGCATACAAGGAGGAGATAGTCCACCAGCTCCCCAGTAACACTCCTGAGGACCTGGAGAGGAATCTGGAACAGATTATCCAATGGTTTGAACAATGGATGAAAGACAACAATTGA